One Candidatus Woesebacteria bacterium genomic window, AGACTCGCACCAAAATCTTCAATTTCTCTTCTAAATACGCCTTCAGGCAAACCAATGACAACTTTTTCAACTTCCTCCTTTTCAACTACTGCTTTTATTTTTTCCTCAAGATCACTTCTTTCCTTAAATCTCAAAACTGACAGAGGATAAGCCAATTTAACATTATCATCAGCTAAAGCTAAACCCACTTTTGCCTTACCGTAATCTATCCCCAAAATTTTCATAGACTAGAAGAATCATTCACAGACGCTGATTCTTGAGAAACAATTCTTGCTCTCACGATTAACCTTTTTGCCTTCCTGGGATCACCAGGCGGGGTACAAGTTACAAGAGTGAGATAAGAATCAGAAGAGTTCTGTTCCAAAATCTGGATATCAGAAGGTGTAACCTCAAACATATCTTCAACTTTGTAAACATACTCAACTCCATCATAATAAACATAAATAGAATCGCCTTTTTCCAAGGTAGGCAAAAGCGAAAAAATAGAGATATACCTCTTGGGATCATAAAATCTAGGTAGAATTGAATGGCCAAAAATAACTGCATTTCCCCGCCTTCCAGGCAGAGCCGTACCGGGATATTGGATTAAATGCTCATTCAAATCTTCTCCTCCAATTGCCACAACTGCATTATCAATCCTCAGCTTGGGTATTGAAATATTATAAAAGGTTACCTTTGGCAAAACGAAATCCTTTCCTTTAAGTCCGCCTTCAAACCAATTACTAGCTTTGGTGTAATCCTTTCCTGAAAAAATGTCTATATCACGATCAGCCAAGGGAACCAAAAAAGAAGGGAATTCCTGTCGCGAAA contains:
- a CDS encoding Sortase A, LPXTG specific; translated protein: MARNNKKVLAKFFGVFMGILGLLILFLTFYPIVKYEILSRQEFPSFLVPLADRDIDIFSGKDYTKASNWFEGGLKGKDFVLPKVTFYNISIPKLRIDNAVVAIGGEDLNEHLIQYPGTALPGRRGNAVIFGHSILPRFYDPKRYISIFSLLPTLEKGDSIYVYYDGVEYVYKVEDMFEVTPSDIQILEQNSSDSYLTLVTCTPPGDPRKAKRLIVRARIVSQESASVNDSSSL
- a CDS encoding Putative Holliday junction resolvase YggF, with translation MKILGIDYGKAKVGLALADDNVKLAYPLSVLRFKERSDLEEKIKAVVEKEEVEKVVIGLPEGVFRREIEDFGASLKRKLNIPTVFWDETLTTKEAQILSIEAGIKRKKRKSLEDAYAASIILESYLESKG